The sequence ATTACTGGCAGGGATGGCTGTTCATGGCGGTTTTCGTGGGAGCGTCGTCGGCCGTCACCGTGTATCTTGCGGTCAGAGATCCGGCGCTCCTTGAGCGGCGCATGAAAGCCGGACCGACAGCAGAAAAGGAAAGCACGCAAAAACGTGTGATGTTCTTTGCCATGGCGGGGTTCATTGCCTTGATCGTCGTGCCCGCCCTGGACTATCGCTTCGGCTGGTCGCCGGCGCCACCCTATGTGTCGCTGGCGGGGGATGTGCTGGTCGCCTTCAGTTTCCTGCTGGTGTTCATGGTGCTCAAGGCAAATACTTATGCGGCATCGACGATCCAGGTCGCCGCAGGGCAGAAAGTCATTTCAACCGGGCCGTACGCGCTGGTGCGGCACCCCATGTATGCCGGCGTCTTCCCGCTGCTGGTCGGCATGCCGCTGGCGCTGGGCTCATGGCTGGGTTTGCTGCTGGTGCTGCTGCTCATGTCGACGCTGATCTGGCGGCTGCTGGATGAGGAGAAATTCCTGCGGCAGAATTTGTCGGGATACGCGGAGTATTGCCAGAAGGTTCGCTACCGCCTGCTGCCTTATATCTGGTAGTTCTCGGGTTCGGCCTGAGCGGCGCAACGTTTTTCGACGAATCACCGGCCTTGCAATACTTCAGTCCGCGTCAGCCGGCAACCATTCGCGCAAACTCGCCGCTATCGATCAGACGCTGCAAGTCGTTGGCGCCGCCTACCAGCGTACCGTTGACGAATATTATCGGGAAAGTCGGCCAGCCGGTCCACATCTTGAGTGCATTGCGGCGTTTCCACTGGCCCAGGTAGCTGCCATATTCAAGATACTTGTAGGGAGCGGAAATCGCATCCAGCGCCTTGCGTGCCTTGCGCGGAAACGGATTCTGCGTCATGCCGATCACAACAACCTTGTTGCTCGCGATGGCGTCTTGTACCTCGCGAACGATGTCGGCATGGCTATCGGTGATGGTCTGGCGGATGGCGGGGTGGATACTGGCTTCATCGAGGACGCTGCGGGTCATAGTGGCTTTCCAGGTAATGTGAGGCTGTAGCTGCGACGGAAACTGCATCCTCTCACATTCTCAGCCACTCTTGCAGCCGAATTCCACACGATGATTCAATCGCTGCTTTTGCTGCCCGCTCCTCAATTGAACACGACCCGTACATCCAGCAAAGAATTGTCGCCGCGTTGAGCAGTGCATAAGCGCCCTATCTCCACCGCAT comes from Collimonas pratensis and encodes:
- a CDS encoding methyltransferase family protein; this encodes MNKLNFRALRASLLGAITLAALLFIPAGTLDYWQGWLFMAVFVGASSAVTVYLAVRDPALLERRMKAGPTAEKESTQKRVMFFAMAGFIALIVVPALDYRFGWSPAPPYVSLAGDVLVAFSFLLVFMVLKANTYAASTIQVAAGQKVISTGPYALVRHPMYAGVFPLLVGMPLALGSWLGLLLVLLLMSTLIWRLLDEEKFLRQNLSGYAEYCQKVRYRLLPYIW
- a CDS encoding glutaredoxin domain-containing protein; protein product: MTRSVLDEASIHPAIRQTITDSHADIVREVQDAIASNKVVVIGMTQNPFPRKARKALDAISAPYKYLEYGSYLGQWKRRNALKMWTGWPTFPIIFVNGTLVGGANDLQRLIDSGEFARMVAG